A region from the Haloarcula limicola genome encodes:
- a CDS encoding type I 3-dehydroquinate dehydratase, whose product MDFSSFTLLAAGSDLGIEPAARGDADGVELRMDLADAPLSQLDAYDGDLPVLVTNRAEWEGGEAADTAERLDALERAVEHDAVTAVDLELAALSGAGDHDAGRVADRARDNGASVVVSTHDFEATPDRDAIADRLEDACAYGDVGKMASTARSPDDVLAMLGATRELSAAGERVATMCMGEAGRHSRAVAPLYGSRIGYAPVDPAEATAPGQYDLATLRSLVERLSSES is encoded by the coding sequence ATGGACTTCAGTTCGTTCACGCTGCTCGCGGCCGGGTCGGACCTCGGGATCGAACCGGCGGCCCGGGGGGACGCCGACGGCGTCGAACTGCGGATGGACCTCGCCGACGCGCCGCTCTCACAGCTCGATGCCTACGACGGCGACCTCCCGGTACTCGTGACCAACCGCGCCGAGTGGGAGGGCGGCGAGGCCGCCGACACCGCCGAGCGACTCGACGCGCTGGAACGGGCCGTCGAGCACGACGCCGTGACCGCCGTCGACCTCGAACTCGCCGCGCTCTCCGGGGCGGGCGACCACGACGCCGGTCGAGTCGCCGACCGCGCCCGAGACAACGGCGCATCGGTCGTCGTCTCGACGCACGACTTCGAGGCGACGCCCGACCGGGACGCCATCGCCGACCGACTGGAAGACGCGTGTGCCTACGGCGACGTGGGCAAGATGGCCTCCACCGCCCGCTCGCCCGATGACGTGCTGGCGATGCTCGGCGCGACCCGCGAGCTATCGGCCGCCGGCGAGCGGGTGGCGACGATGTGCATGGGCGAGGCCGGGCGGCACTCCCGGGCCGTCGCACCGCTGTACGGCTCCCGAATCGGCTACGCGCCGGTCGACCCCGCCGAGGCGACCGCGCCGGGTCAGTACGACCTCGCGACGCTCCGGTCGCTGGTCGAGCGGTTGTCGAGCGAATCTTGA
- a CDS encoding transcription initiation factor IIB, translated as MSEHTRTRRRTDEEEQTEESTATACPECSGSLVMDDEHGETVCEDCGLVVESDEIDRGPEWRAFDSSEKDEKSRVGAPTTNMMHDKGLSTNIDWRDKDAYGNSLSGKQRQKMQRLRKWNERFRTRDSKERNLKQALGEIDRMASALGLPENVRETASVIYRRALDENLLPGRSIEGVSTASVYAAARQAGVPRSLDEITEVSRVEKSEIARTYRYVVRELGLEVKPADPESYVPRFASSLELSDEAEHRARQLLQNAKEQGVHSGKSPVGLAAAAVYAAALLTNEKTTQAAVSEVADISEVTIRNRYHELLEAEQGLTVA; from the coding sequence ATGAGCGAACACACACGAACGCGACGACGAACCGACGAAGAGGAACAGACCGAGGAATCGACGGCGACCGCCTGCCCGGAGTGCTCCGGATCGCTCGTCATGGACGACGAACACGGCGAGACGGTCTGTGAGGACTGCGGCCTGGTCGTCGAGTCCGACGAGATCGACCGCGGCCCGGAGTGGCGGGCGTTCGACTCCAGCGAGAAGGACGAGAAGTCCCGCGTGGGCGCGCCGACGACGAACATGATGCACGACAAGGGCCTCTCGACCAACATCGACTGGCGCGATAAGGACGCCTACGGCAACTCGCTGTCGGGCAAGCAGCGCCAGAAGATGCAGCGCCTGCGCAAGTGGAACGAGCGCTTCCGCACCCGCGACTCCAAGGAGCGCAACCTCAAGCAGGCGCTGGGCGAGATCGACCGCATGGCGAGCGCGCTCGGCCTCCCCGAGAACGTCCGCGAGACCGCCTCGGTCATCTACCGCCGAGCGCTGGACGAGAACCTGCTCCCCGGCCGCTCCATCGAGGGCGTCTCGACGGCGTCGGTGTACGCCGCCGCCCGGCAGGCAGGTGTCCCCCGCTCTCTCGACGAGATCACCGAGGTCTCCCGCGTCGAGAAGAGCGAGATAGCCCGGACCTACCGCTACGTCGTGCGCGAACTCGGGCTGGAAGTCAAGCCCGCGGACCCCGAGAGCTACGTCCCCCGGTTCGCCTCCTCGCTCGAACTCTCCGACGAGGCCGAACACCGGGCCCGCCAACTCCTCCAGAACGCCAAGGAGCAGGGCGTCCACTCCGGGAAGTCGCCGGTCGGCCTCGCCGCCGCCGCGGTGTACGCCGCCGCGCTCCTGACCAACGAGAAGACGACGCAGGCGGCCGTCAGCGAAGTCGCCGACATCTCCGAGGTCACCATCCGCAACCGATACCACGAACTGCTCGAAGCCGAGCAGGGACTGACCGTCGCGTAG
- a CDS encoding D-2-hydroxyacid dehydrogenase yields the protein MSEIDVLVLNQPIHGMSPREYRSILADRLPERRVELASKPSEYDELVAQSRIVTGFEIGADAVESADDLELFACTFAGTDHLPTDAFQANDVRVTNASGVHGPPAAEQVMAYVLSFARHLDTGWDRSRDGTWSHYRADELQGSTVTVVGTGAIGGAILDRLAPFGVDTIGVRNTPSKGGPADEIIGFDEFEERLPETDYLALACPLTEKTEGLVDESAFDLLDPSSVLVNIARGEVVETDALVSALKTNELRGAALDVTDPEPLPDGHPLWNLDNCLVTPHNAGHTPEYWDRMADIIAENVERLESGEELRNLAQ from the coding sequence ATGTCAGAGATAGACGTTCTCGTGTTGAACCAACCGATCCACGGGATGTCGCCCCGGGAGTACCGCTCGATTCTCGCGGATCGGCTCCCCGAGCGACGGGTCGAACTCGCCTCGAAACCCAGCGAATACGACGAGCTCGTGGCTCAGTCGCGCATCGTCACGGGGTTCGAGATCGGCGCGGACGCCGTCGAGTCGGCCGACGATCTCGAACTGTTCGCCTGCACCTTCGCCGGGACGGACCACCTCCCGACCGACGCCTTCCAGGCCAACGACGTCCGCGTCACCAACGCCTCGGGCGTCCACGGTCCGCCCGCCGCCGAGCAGGTGATGGCGTACGTCCTCTCCTTCGCGCGCCACCTCGATACGGGCTGGGACCGGAGCCGCGACGGGACGTGGAGTCACTACCGCGCCGACGAACTGCAGGGCTCGACGGTCACCGTCGTCGGGACCGGTGCCATCGGCGGTGCCATCCTCGATCGGCTGGCCCCCTTCGGCGTCGACACTATCGGCGTTCGAAACACCCCCTCGAAGGGCGGCCCCGCGGACGAGATCATCGGCTTCGACGAGTTCGAGGAGCGACTGCCGGAGACGGACTACCTCGCGTTGGCCTGTCCGCTCACGGAGAAGACAGAGGGGCTCGTCGACGAGTCGGCGTTCGACTTACTGGACCCGAGCAGCGTCCTCGTCAACATCGCCCGCGGCGAGGTCGTGGAGACGGACGCGCTGGTCTCGGCGCTGAAGACCAACGAGCTCCGCGGGGCGGCGCTTGACGTCACCGACCCCGAACCGCTGCCGGACGGCCACCCGCTGTGGAACCTCGACAACTGTCTGGTCACGCCGCACAACGCCGGCCACACGCCGGAGTACTGGGATCGGATGGCCGACATCATCGCCGAGAACGTCGAGCGACTGGAGTCGGGCGAGGAACTCCGAAATCTGGCGCAGTAG
- a CDS encoding methyl-accepting chemotaxis protein, translated as MASEIGQTDQRPVGSGGTADELGSAIDELLRASENVSGSSQEISDLANEQSDNMREVAGEVSNLSATVEEVASSASQVRQVSERARSLADEGRDVADDAIDAMESVDEANENVSEDVEQLRDRIDEIDAIVDVINDIADQTNMLALNASIEAARAGEAGEGFAVVADEVKSLAEESQQNATEIEQLVSNIKADTEDTVGSIDDANEQVEEGIEQVSRTVEILRDIDEAVEEAARGAEEVASATDEQAASTEEVASMVDMTAENAEEVATEIEQIAAANEQQTAKINEIQSLVERN; from the coding sequence ATGGCTTCAGAAATCGGTCAGACCGACCAACGCCCGGTCGGTTCGGGCGGGACGGCGGACGAACTCGGCAGCGCCATCGACGAGCTGCTCCGCGCGTCCGAGAACGTCTCCGGGAGTTCCCAGGAGATCAGCGACCTCGCGAACGAGCAGTCCGACAACATGCGGGAGGTCGCCGGCGAGGTGTCGAACCTCTCCGCGACCGTCGAGGAGGTGGCCTCCAGCGCCAGCCAGGTGCGACAGGTGAGCGAACGCGCTCGCAGCCTCGCCGACGAGGGCCGGGACGTGGCCGACGACGCCATCGACGCGATGGAGTCCGTCGACGAGGCCAACGAGAACGTCTCCGAGGACGTCGAGCAGCTGCGCGACCGCATCGACGAGATCGACGCCATCGTCGACGTCATCAACGACATCGCCGACCAGACGAACATGCTGGCGCTGAACGCCTCCATCGAGGCCGCCCGCGCCGGGGAAGCCGGCGAGGGCTTCGCCGTCGTCGCCGACGAGGTGAAGTCCCTGGCCGAGGAGTCCCAGCAGAACGCGACCGAGATCGAGCAGCTCGTCTCGAACATCAAGGCCGACACCGAGGACACCGTCGGCAGCATCGACGACGCCAACGAACAGGTCGAGGAGGGCATCGAGCAGGTGAGCCGGACCGTCGAGATCCTCCGCGACATCGACGAGGCCGTCGAGGAGGCCGCCCGCGGTGCCGAAGAGGTCGCCTCGGCGACCGACGAACAGGCCGCCTCGACCGAGGAGGTCGCCAGCATGGTCGACATGACCGCCGAGAACGCCGAGGAGGTCGCGACCGAGATCGAGCAGATAGCCGCCGCCAACGAACAGCAGACCGCGAAGATAAACGAGATTCAGAGCCTCGTCGAGCGGAACTGA
- a CDS encoding Vms1/Ankzf1 family peptidyl-tRNA hydrolase, with protein MTESTHADDLRNRIEAVETASADTDRLLSVAVPATEPIGETLEAIEEDHAEASYLDTDETTQTHVREALDEVKRLLNDYDETPANGLVVYAGVVDGDLRTYVFDDPPESVTESVYERSNEFDASPLDATVAEAADAGTHGLLVVARESAVFGRYDAESVELVDEIESDVPSKQSATGRSEESFQDRSEERAGEFFDAVGDAAQRVFLPEADVAGETPDPDIDRLVVGGSEVMAEQFHDGDHLHERLEERVVGPFEVSYASEQGLRELVDAAENAEALDVTDARDTMDRFFGELDDGDEAVYGPNDTEEALEEGAVETLLVSDSLDPAEAQELSKRASETGADTITVPTGYDRGERFDEGFEGVGALLRYPVA; from the coding sequence ATGACTGAGAGCACCCATGCAGACGACCTGCGGAACCGAATCGAAGCAGTCGAGACAGCGTCGGCGGATACGGACCGGCTCCTGTCGGTCGCCGTTCCCGCGACGGAGCCGATCGGCGAGACCCTGGAAGCGATCGAGGAAGACCACGCGGAGGCGTCGTATCTCGACACCGACGAGACGACGCAGACGCACGTCCGCGAGGCCTTAGACGAGGTCAAGCGGCTCCTCAACGACTACGACGAGACGCCGGCGAACGGCCTCGTCGTCTACGCCGGCGTCGTCGACGGCGACCTACGGACGTACGTCTTCGACGACCCGCCGGAGTCGGTGACCGAGTCGGTGTACGAGCGCTCGAACGAGTTCGACGCGTCGCCGCTCGACGCGACGGTCGCCGAGGCCGCCGACGCCGGCACGCACGGCCTCCTCGTCGTCGCGCGGGAGTCGGCCGTCTTCGGCCGGTACGACGCCGAGTCGGTCGAACTCGTCGACGAGATCGAGAGCGACGTCCCGAGCAAGCAGTCCGCCACCGGCCGGTCGGAGGAGAGCTTCCAGGACCGCAGCGAGGAGCGCGCCGGCGAGTTCTTCGACGCCGTCGGCGACGCCGCCCAGCGGGTGTTCCTGCCCGAGGCCGACGTCGCCGGCGAGACGCCCGACCCCGACATCGACCGGCTCGTCGTCGGCGGGAGCGAGGTCATGGCCGAGCAGTTCCACGACGGCGACCACCTCCACGAGCGGCTCGAAGAGCGCGTCGTCGGCCCGTTCGAGGTGTCCTACGCCTCCGAACAGGGCCTCCGAGAGCTCGTCGACGCCGCGGAGAACGCGGAGGCGCTCGACGTGACCGACGCCCGGGATACGATGGACCGGTTCTTCGGCGAACTGGACGACGGCGACGAGGCCGTCTACGGGCCGAACGATACCGAGGAAGCGCTCGAAGAGGGGGCCGTCGAGACGCTGCTGGTCTCCGACTCCCTCGACCCGGCCGAGGCACAGGAGCTCTCGAAGCGGGCCTCGGAGACGGGTGCCGACACCATCACCGTCCCGACCGGTTACGACCGCGGCGAACGCTTCGACGAAGGGTTCGAGGGCGTCGGCGCCCTCCTTCGCTACCCGGTCGCGTAA
- a CDS encoding YgaP family membrane protein, which yields MYRNVGGYDRIGRAVFGPLLLVVGAAILLGSVSLDPGPPGTAVGVLALAVGVAFLLTAAARWCPLNALTDIDTTEGKRTIGRPGDEVEPGSRTE from the coding sequence ATGTACCGAAACGTCGGCGGCTACGACCGCATCGGCCGGGCCGTCTTCGGGCCGCTCCTCCTCGTCGTCGGCGCGGCGATACTGCTGGGGAGTGTGAGCCTCGATCCGGGACCGCCCGGCACCGCAGTCGGCGTCCTCGCGCTCGCTGTCGGCGTCGCGTTCCTGCTGACCGCGGCGGCGCGGTGGTGCCCGCTCAACGCGCTCACCGACATCGACACGACTGAGGGCAAGCGGACGATCGGCCGTCCGGGAGACGAGGTCGAACCCGGAAGCCGAACGGAATAA
- a CDS encoding flippase-like domain-containing protein, whose translation MTAVEVSVVLPAYNEEDTIEETVSVTLETLASFLPGDSFEVIVAEDGCADRTPEIATRLANEDDRVRHIHSETRLGRGGALEYAFERAEGETLVYFDTDLATDMRHLEELVESVRSDEYDVATGSRWMAENRADRPAKRGIPSFGYNTLVRGVLRSDLKDHQCGFKAFDRRAFEALAPTVQDEHWFWDTEMLVKAQRRGFRVKEFPVDWTPKGDSKVDIVRDVFGMGSQILRTGWELSVSPRITPRVSLGAGTMLVVVALLLMTQYLNPARVLDVMAGADPALIAVSAAIYAASWPLRGARYRDILDTMGYHERWDFLTGAVFISQTGNLVFPARLGDGVRAYVVKARRAIPYPTGFASLAVERVFDLLTITVLAGTVMLGLAATGSAGELLAALTGGASGDTARSGQTAVVVAAAVGVAAIGAVGVIVASARTDRNFVRSAVGRLSDDSYADYVAGVVETFVADIQTVTADGSAFARVGLSSLLIWTLDVVTALVVFAAFGYPLDPSLVAVGFFAVSVGNLAKVLPLTPGGVGLYEGAFTIIVAPLTPAAIGVTVALSVAIVDHAVKNAVTILGGVSSMAWLNVSLTTAVEESRSAGDIEPETTD comes from the coding sequence ATGACTGCTGTAGAGGTGAGCGTCGTCCTTCCGGCGTACAACGAGGAGGACACCATCGAGGAGACCGTCTCGGTGACGCTGGAGACGCTCGCCTCCTTCCTACCGGGAGATTCGTTCGAAGTCATCGTCGCCGAAGACGGCTGCGCCGACCGGACGCCGGAGATAGCCACCCGCCTCGCGAACGAGGACGACCGCGTGCGTCACATCCACTCGGAGACGCGCCTCGGCCGCGGCGGCGCACTGGAGTACGCCTTCGAGCGGGCCGAGGGCGAGACGCTGGTGTATTTCGACACCGACCTCGCCACGGACATGCGCCACCTGGAGGAACTCGTCGAGAGCGTCCGATCGGACGAGTACGACGTGGCGACGGGCTCGCGCTGGATGGCCGAGAACCGCGCCGACCGCCCGGCCAAGCGGGGCATCCCGAGTTTCGGCTACAACACGCTGGTCCGGGGCGTCCTGCGCTCCGACCTCAAGGACCACCAGTGCGGCTTCAAGGCGTTCGACCGGCGGGCCTTCGAGGCGCTCGCGCCGACCGTCCAGGACGAACACTGGTTCTGGGACACGGAGATGCTCGTCAAGGCCCAGCGACGCGGCTTCCGCGTCAAGGAGTTCCCCGTCGACTGGACGCCGAAGGGCGACTCGAAGGTCGATATCGTCCGGGACGTCTTCGGCATGGGGAGTCAGATCCTCCGGACCGGCTGGGAGCTATCTGTCAGCCCCCGCATCACGCCCCGCGTCTCGCTGGGCGCGGGGACGATGCTCGTCGTCGTCGCGCTCCTGCTGATGACGCAGTACCTGAACCCGGCGCGGGTCCTGGACGTGATGGCCGGCGCAGACCCGGCGCTGATCGCCGTCAGCGCCGCCATCTACGCCGCCTCGTGGCCGCTTCGGGGCGCTCGCTATCGCGATATCCTCGATACGATGGGGTATCACGAGCGCTGGGACTTCCTCACCGGCGCGGTGTTCATCAGCCAGACCGGCAACCTCGTGTTCCCGGCCCGGCTCGGCGACGGCGTGCGCGCCTACGTCGTGAAGGCGCGCCGCGCCATCCCGTATCCCACCGGGTTCGCGTCGCTGGCCGTCGAGCGCGTCTTCGACCTGCTCACGATCACGGTGCTGGCCGGCACCGTCATGCTGGGGCTGGCCGCCACCGGATCGGCCGGCGAACTACTGGCCGCCCTGACCGGCGGAGCCAGCGGCGATACCGCACGGAGCGGCCAGACCGCCGTCGTCGTCGCCGCCGCCGTGGGCGTCGCGGCCATCGGGGCCGTCGGCGTCATCGTCGCCAGCGCCCGCACCGACCGCAACTTCGTCCGGTCGGCAGTCGGCCGGCTGAGCGACGACTCCTACGCCGACTACGTCGCCGGCGTCGTCGAGACGTTCGTCGCCGACATCCAGACGGTGACCGCCGACGGCTCGGCCTTCGCTCGCGTGGGCCTCAGCAGCCTCCTCATCTGGACGCTGGACGTGGTGACCGCGCTGGTCGTCTTCGCGGCCTTCGGCTATCCGCTCGACCCCTCGCTCGTCGCCGTCGGCTTCTTCGCGGTCAGCGTCGGGAACCTCGCGAAGGTGCTCCCGCTGACTCCCGGCGGCGTGGGGCTGTACGAGGGAGCGTTCACGATCATCGTCGCGCCGCTGACCCCCGCCGCCATCGGCGTGACGGTCGCTCTCAGCGTCGCGATCGTCGACCACGCGGTGAAAAACGCCGTCACCATCCTCGGGGGCGTCAGCTCGATGGCGTGGCTCAACGTCTCGCTGACGACCGCCGTCGAGGAGTCCCGGAGCGCGGGCGACATCGAACCCGAGACGACGGACTGA
- a CDS encoding cupin domain-containing protein has product MGYHHISIADVSPTPDRPSTQRSIDAAASLEQLGANVYEADPGEPLPLAYHVHDEQEEVFYVLSGTLHVETPERTYEVEADEVFVVEPGSPQRAYNPESATEPVRVFAVGAPAGDDVHAYDPDA; this is encoded by the coding sequence ATGGGATATCACCACATCTCGATCGCCGACGTCTCGCCGACGCCCGACCGGCCGAGCACGCAGCGGTCCATCGACGCCGCCGCCTCGCTCGAACAGTTGGGAGCGAACGTCTACGAGGCCGACCCCGGCGAGCCGCTCCCGCTGGCCTATCACGTCCACGACGAACAAGAGGAGGTGTTCTACGTGCTCTCGGGGACGCTCCACGTCGAGACGCCCGAACGGACCTACGAGGTCGAGGCCGACGAGGTGTTCGTCGTCGAACCGGGCAGTCCACAGCGGGCCTACAACCCCGAATCGGCGACGGAGCCCGTCCGCGTCTTCGCCGTCGGCGCGCCCGCCGGTGACGACGTCCACGCCTACGACCCGGACGCATGA
- a CDS encoding carbon starvation protein A produces MVQVIWLVVATLLTFSIGYLGYSRYLAQFVELDDSNETPAHKYEDGQEYVPSKKPVLLGHHYSSIAGGAPIVGPITAGVVWGWVPALLWIAIGNPLMGSVHDFVSLSGSLRHEGKSIGYIIGEYVGERGKKMLLWFAFLTIILVVAVFALVVAIVFNAYPQAATASFVYIALALIFGVYLYQLDLPFIPGTAVFVAAVFGGVWVGLNFPIALFPAPEGSPYAPETIVLFGSGLASLVPAAGTLGANTAGWIPVILLYAAIASVLPVWMLLQPRDFLSSFLLYAGVGGALLAVVVGTLLGTSSQPLVIELEPYYGFMGTAGLPLFPLLFVTIACGTISGFHSLVSSGTTAKQLNKESDARPIGYGGMLGEGLLATVALGTVAIAGVTAGGGIGRALPNFASGGSVMLSSFGIPLEVGAVFMALVLVSFLLTSTDTAVRLGRYMAEEIVGTPDADTVYMRQIQETGTNRYSNAAIQCLIAYALVASGSWASLWPLFGGANQLLAALALLTATVWLANWDDDKQLISTGVPMALMTLITVIALLYLALYQNFYQQFVLGGFAPEAGIVARISVAAQIILALVLVGLAISLVWIGYKNIRSVRERPGAAPADD; encoded by the coding sequence ATGGTACAAGTTATCTGGCTCGTCGTCGCCACGCTGCTCACGTTCAGCATCGGGTACCTCGGCTATTCGAGGTATCTCGCGCAGTTCGTGGAACTGGACGATTCGAACGAGACACCGGCGCACAAGTACGAGGACGGACAGGAGTACGTCCCCTCGAAGAAACCGGTGTTGCTGGGGCATCACTACTCTAGCATCGCCGGGGGCGCGCCCATCGTCGGGCCCATCACCGCCGGCGTGGTCTGGGGGTGGGTGCCGGCCCTGCTGTGGATCGCCATCGGGAACCCGCTGATGGGGAGCGTCCACGACTTCGTCTCGCTGTCGGGCAGCCTGCGACACGAGGGGAAGTCCATTGGCTACATCATCGGCGAGTACGTCGGCGAACGGGGGAAGAAGATGCTGCTGTGGTTCGCGTTCCTGACGATCATCCTCGTCGTGGCGGTGTTCGCGCTCGTCGTCGCCATCGTGTTCAACGCCTACCCGCAGGCGGCGACGGCGAGTTTCGTCTACATCGCGCTGGCGCTGATATTCGGCGTGTACCTCTATCAGTTGGACCTCCCGTTCATCCCCGGGACGGCCGTCTTCGTCGCCGCGGTGTTCGGCGGCGTCTGGGTCGGCCTCAACTTCCCTATCGCGCTGTTCCCGGCCCCCGAGGGGTCGCCCTACGCGCCCGAGACCATCGTCCTGTTCGGCTCCGGACTGGCCTCGCTGGTGCCCGCGGCGGGCACGCTCGGCGCGAACACCGCCGGCTGGATACCGGTCATCCTGCTGTACGCCGCCATCGCGTCGGTGCTCCCGGTGTGGATGCTGCTCCAGCCGCGGGACTTCCTCTCGTCGTTCCTGCTCTACGCGGGCGTCGGCGGGGCGCTGCTGGCGGTCGTCGTCGGCACCCTGCTCGGAACGTCCTCGCAGCCGCTGGTGATCGAACTCGAACCGTACTACGGCTTCATGGGGACCGCGGGGCTGCCGCTGTTCCCGCTGCTGTTCGTGACCATCGCCTGCGGAACCATCAGCGGCTTCCACTCGCTGGTCTCCTCGGGGACGACCGCGAAGCAACTCAACAAGGAGTCCGACGCCCGCCCCATCGGCTACGGCGGGATGCTCGGTGAGGGTCTACTGGCGACGGTCGCGCTCGGGACGGTCGCCATCGCGGGCGTCACGGCCGGCGGCGGCATCGGCCGCGCCCTGCCGAACTTCGCCAGCGGCGGGTCCGTCATGCTGTCGAGCTTCGGCATCCCGCTGGAGGTCGGCGCGGTGTTCATGGCGCTCGTGCTCGTGAGCTTCCTGTTGACCTCGACCGACACGGCGGTCCGCCTCGGTCGCTACATGGCCGAGGAGATCGTCGGCACGCCCGACGCCGACACCGTCTACATGCGACAGATACAGGAGACCGGGACCAACCGCTACTCGAACGCCGCCATCCAGTGTCTCATCGCGTATGCGCTGGTCGCCAGCGGGTCGTGGGCGAGCCTCTGGCCGCTGTTCGGCGGCGCGAACCAGCTGCTGGCCGCGCTCGCGCTGCTGACCGCGACGGTGTGGCTGGCGAACTGGGACGACGACAAGCAGCTCATCAGTACCGGCGTGCCGATGGCGCTGATGACGCTCATCACGGTCATCGCGCTGCTGTACCTCGCGCTCTATCAGAACTTCTACCAGCAGTTCGTTCTGGGCGGCTTCGCGCCGGAGGCGGGCATCGTCGCTCGCATCTCCGTCGCCGCGCAGATAATCCTCGCGCTGGTGCTCGTGGGACTGGCAATCTCGCTGGTCTGGATCGGCTACAAGAACATTCGGTCGGTGCGCGAACGGCCCGGCGCGGCCCCGGCCGACGACTGA
- a CDS encoding DNA-methyltransferase gives METRHRVVTGDVRELPLEADSVELVVTSPPYPMIEMWDGIFASLDPAIGEALDDGDGDEAFRLMHDVLDTVWAELERVLVPGGIACINVGDATRSLADGFRSYPNHAEITDRLTDRGLRALPDILWRKPTNSGAKFMGSGMVPPNAYPTLEHEHILVFRNGERRRLEPGADRRYRSAYFWEERNEWFSDLWELPGESQALDDGLRNRSGAFPLTVPHRLISMFSVYGDTVLDPFLGTGTTTLAAMVDARNSVGVERDPELVAALDDRVASVTGHSERIARDRLAAHREWAAENDPSYDAEHYDFAVNTKQERRVRLYAVDSVERTDDGYRVSHVPVE, from the coding sequence ATGGAGACGAGACACCGGGTCGTCACCGGGGACGTCCGCGAGTTGCCCCTCGAAGCCGACAGCGTCGAACTCGTCGTCACCTCGCCGCCGTACCCGATGATCGAGATGTGGGACGGCATCTTCGCGTCGCTCGACCCCGCCATCGGCGAGGCGCTGGACGACGGCGACGGCGACGAGGCCTTCCGGCTGATGCACGACGTGCTCGATACGGTCTGGGCCGAACTCGAACGCGTCCTCGTCCCGGGCGGCATCGCCTGCATCAACGTCGGCGACGCCACCCGATCGCTGGCCGACGGCTTTCGCTCGTACCCGAACCACGCCGAGATAACCGACCGGCTGACCGACCGCGGCCTGAGAGCGCTTCCGGACATCCTCTGGCGGAAGCCGACCAACAGCGGCGCGAAGTTCATGGGGTCGGGGATGGTCCCGCCCAACGCCTACCCGACGCTCGAACACGAGCACATCCTCGTCTTCCGCAACGGCGAGCGCCGACGGCTCGAACCCGGCGCGGACCGCCGCTATCGGAGCGCGTACTTCTGGGAGGAGCGAAACGAGTGGTTCTCGGACCTCTGGGAGCTCCCCGGCGAGAGCCAGGCGCTCGACGACGGCCTGCGAAACCGCTCGGGCGCGTTCCCGCTGACCGTCCCGCACCGGCTTATCTCGATGTTCTCGGTGTACGGCGACACCGTCCTCGACCCCTTCCTCGGCACCGGAACGACGACGCTCGCCGCGATGGTCGACGCCCGCAACTCCGTCGGCGTCGAGCGCGACCCGGAGCTCGTAGCGGCGCTCGACGACCGCGTGGCGAGTGTAACGGGACACTCAGAGCGGATAGCCCGCGATCGACTCGCCGCCCACCGCGAGTGGGCCGCCGAGAACGACCCGAGCTACGACGCCGAGCACTACGACTTCGCGGTCAACACCAAACAGGAGCGCCGCGTCCGCCTCTACGCCGTCGACTCGGTCGAGCGGACCGACGACGGCTACCGCGTCTCGCACGTGCCGGTCGAGTGA